Proteins from a genomic interval of Nostoc sp. TCL240-02:
- a CDS encoding RNA-binding protein, which translates to MSIYVGNLSYEVKEDDLRHVFAEYGTVKNVQLPIDRETGRMRGFGFVEMESDAQETAAIEALDNAEWMGRSLKVNKAKPKTDGGSSGGRRGGDGGSSRRY; encoded by the coding sequence ATGTCAATTTACGTTGGTAATCTATCTTATGAGGTTAAAGAAGATGACCTCCGCCACGTTTTTGCAGAATACGGAACGGTAAAAAATGTTCAATTACCTATCGACCGAGAAACAGGTCGGATGAGAGGTTTCGGCTTTGTAGAAATGGAATCAGACGCACAAGAAACAGCAGCAATTGAAGCCCTTGATAATGCTGAGTGGATGGGTAGGAGCTTAAAAGTGAATAAAGCTAAACCCAAGACTGATGGAGGTTCCTCTGGCGGTAGAAGGGGTGGTGATGGTGGTTCCTCTCGCCGTTATTAA
- a CDS encoding peptidase domain-containing ABC transporter, whose protein sequence is MTYIKNTFPEFLTTIEGFEQLPDGAIANLSEQLQAWRYRIGQKIIGKESLPERITIIYEGQVRLLGYDPQTQMPITLKLLQPGEIIGEISLLRDVACETAIASTEVVCLTLSASAYFSFLASYPAFAEARKNRSYLIEVFDILASYWQKQAIATLNLRELTEKALPQAKIHYLPPGKTPFNQLDSARVWFISGGGTVTNLSPGDRLEADDDRDKIQVIGQNPSRLVGIHPSDLILEDSHQIVLAVNNTQVDSQDDDELDIPYASEEIVPQTVPDTSKSSSKQKYPFFSGKGELNTAFACFQMIAKHLEIPFRREVVRRILTEQVKRQGLISFQVTAYLAELIGLKAQLIEIPVSSVTRIPTPALIRYGENFAVLYAADANTVVVGVPSKGIVRCKPAQLVEQLDVDPTNFPPQARVLLLSATNQTPQERFSLRWFLPYLSKHRRVLIEVFIASFFVQLAALANPLVVQLIIDKVITQNSIGTLHILGVLLLVVGLFEAVLTTLRTYLFVDTTNRIDMGLGSQIIDHLLRLPLRYFERRPVGELSTRINELENIRQFLTGTALTVGLDALFSVVYIGVMLIYSWQLTLVGLSTIPVFIVITLIASPTISRQLRAKAERNAETQSYLVEVMSGIQTVKAQNIELRSRFSWQERYARFVAAGFKTVVTSTLANSTSNFLNKLSSLLVLWVGAYLVLQQQLTLGELIAFRIISGYVTSPILRLAQLWQSFQETALSLERLSDIVDTPQEGETDRYNIPLPTIKGAVKYENVSFRFGTSGPLQLSNVNLEFAPGKFIGIVGQSGSGKSTMMKLLLRLYETESGRILIDGYDIAKVELYSLRRQIGVVPQETLLFDGSVQENIALTNPDATTEEIIEAAQVACAHEFIMNLPNGYNTRVGERGSALSGGQRQRIAIARSVLQRPKLLVLDEATSALDYPTERQICLNLAKAFKGDTVFFITHRLNTVSNADMIVVMDNSRVIEQGSHQELMATKGHYYYLYQQQDVNL, encoded by the coding sequence ATGACTTATATTAAGAACACTTTTCCCGAATTTCTCACTACCATAGAAGGGTTTGAACAGTTACCCGATGGAGCGATCGCTAATCTATCAGAGCAACTCCAAGCCTGGCGCTATCGCATAGGTCAAAAAATCATTGGTAAAGAAAGTCTCCCGGAACGCATCACCATTATTTATGAGGGACAAGTGCGCCTCTTGGGATACGATCCCCAGACGCAAATGCCAATTACCCTAAAATTGCTGCAACCTGGAGAAATTATCGGCGAAATTAGTTTGTTACGCGATGTCGCCTGCGAGACTGCGATCGCCTCCACCGAAGTAGTATGTTTAACCTTGAGTGCATCAGCATATTTTAGTTTTCTCGCTTCATACCCAGCTTTTGCCGAAGCCCGCAAGAATCGCAGTTATTTGATAGAAGTTTTTGATATTCTCGCCTCCTATTGGCAAAAGCAAGCGATCGCAACTTTAAATCTCAGAGAACTTACAGAAAAAGCCTTACCGCAGGCAAAAATCCATTACTTACCTCCAGGAAAAACTCCATTTAACCAACTGGATAGCGCAAGGGTCTGGTTTATAAGTGGCGGTGGTACAGTTACGAATTTATCACCTGGCGATCGCCTAGAAGCAGACGACGACCGAGACAAGATCCAGGTCATAGGTCAAAACCCTTCCAGGCTGGTTGGTATCCATCCGTCAGATTTGATCTTAGAAGATAGTCATCAGATAGTACTGGCGGTAAATAACACCCAAGTAGATAGCCAAGATGACGATGAATTAGATATCCCTTACGCATCAGAAGAAATCGTTCCCCAGACAGTCCCCGATACCTCAAAGAGTTCGTCAAAACAAAAATACCCGTTTTTTAGTGGTAAGGGAGAATTAAATACAGCCTTCGCCTGCTTCCAAATGATCGCGAAGCACCTAGAAATACCGTTTCGTCGAGAAGTGGTTCGCCGCATCTTAACCGAGCAAGTCAAACGTCAGGGTCTTATATCGTTTCAAGTTACTGCTTACTTGGCAGAATTAATCGGACTTAAGGCGCAGTTAATAGAAATACCAGTCTCCTCAGTAACGCGTATTCCTACACCGGCATTGATTCGCTATGGTGAGAATTTTGCAGTTTTATATGCAGCAGATGCAAATACCGTGGTTGTGGGTGTCCCATCCAAAGGAATTGTACGCTGTAAACCGGCTCAATTGGTTGAACAATTAGATGTTGATCCAACCAACTTTCCGCCCCAAGCTAGAGTATTACTGCTCAGTGCTACCAACCAAACACCCCAAGAACGTTTTAGTTTACGGTGGTTTCTGCCATATTTGTCAAAGCACCGTCGAGTGTTGATCGAGGTTTTTATCGCCTCCTTTTTCGTACAGTTGGCAGCTTTGGCAAATCCTCTGGTAGTTCAGTTAATTATCGACAAAGTTATCACTCAAAATAGTATTGGCACATTACATATTTTGGGGGTTTTACTATTAGTAGTGGGATTATTTGAAGCAGTACTGACTACCTTACGAACTTACTTATTTGTCGATACCACTAACCGGATCGATATGGGTTTAGGGTCGCAAATTATCGACCACTTGTTACGTTTACCACTGCGTTATTTTGAACGCCGACCAGTGGGGGAACTTTCTACTCGCATCAACGAATTAGAAAATATTCGCCAATTTTTGACTGGTACTGCCTTAACAGTGGGATTAGATGCTCTGTTCTCGGTGGTGTATATCGGTGTAATGCTGATTTACAGTTGGCAACTCACCTTGGTAGGCTTAAGCACAATTCCCGTGTTTATCGTGATCACCTTAATTGCTTCTCCCACCATTAGTAGACAGTTACGTGCTAAAGCTGAACGCAATGCCGAAACTCAATCTTATTTAGTGGAGGTGATGTCAGGAATTCAAACCGTAAAAGCGCAAAATATCGAATTGCGATCGCGCTTTTCTTGGCAAGAGCGTTACGCTCGGTTTGTCGCTGCTGGTTTTAAAACAGTTGTAACTTCTACCCTCGCTAACTCCACCAGTAACTTTCTCAACAAACTCAGCAGTTTACTAGTTTTGTGGGTAGGAGCTTATTTAGTACTGCAACAACAATTAACTTTAGGTGAACTAATTGCCTTTAGAATTATATCCGGTTACGTCACCAGCCCAATATTGCGTTTAGCTCAACTCTGGCAAAGCTTCCAAGAAACAGCCTTGTCTTTAGAACGTTTAAGCGATATTGTCGATACGCCACAAGAAGGAGAAACAGACCGCTACAACATACCCTTACCAACGATTAAGGGAGCAGTAAAATATGAAAATGTTTCCTTTCGATTTGGCACGAGTGGCCCTCTGCAACTTTCCAACGTCAACCTCGAATTTGCGCCAGGAAAATTTATCGGCATCGTCGGACAAAGTGGATCGGGTAAAAGTACGATGATGAAATTGCTGCTAAGACTTTACGAAACTGAGTCTGGCAGAATTTTGATTGATGGTTATGATATTGCCAAAGTCGAACTTTATTCACTGCGACGACAAATTGGCGTAGTTCCCCAAGAAACATTGTTGTTTGACGGTAGCGTTCAAGAAAATATTGCTCTGACGAATCCCGATGCGACAACCGAAGAAATTATCGAAGCGGCTCAGGTTGCGTGCGCTCATGAGTTTATTATGAACTTGCCCAACGGTTACAACACGCGCGTGGGAGAACGGGGTTCTGCACTTTCAGGTGGACAACGACAAAGAATTGCGATCGCTCGTTCTGTTTTACAACGACCAAAATTATTAGTTTTAGATGAAGCAACTAGCGCCTTAGACTATCCCACAGAACGGCAAATATGTCTCAATTTAGCCAAAGCATTTAAGGGTGATACAGTATTTTTTATTACTCATCGATTAAACACCGTCAGTAATGCAGACATGATCGTTGTGATGGATAATAGCAGGGTTATAGAACAAGGTAGCCATCAAGAATTAATGGCTACTAAAGGTCATTATTATTATCTGTATCAGCAACAAGATGTGAACTTGTAG
- a CDS encoding HlyD family efflux transporter periplasmic adaptor subunit, whose amino-acid sequence MTQLNGNQHNGNQKNGNQKNGVKQDSPVLTKQQKAAQESLINSSSQEFEQSVVLRQSPVWSRTIMVTLMGLACFGIGWAYFAKIEQVVPATGQLKPQGTVKEVQAPVSGVVKTVNVKDGQEVKPGDLLLTFDSIASVAELNSLNKIRVALIKENQIYRRLMGATTAGGSELLYLRGNLPQETAFLLKSRVALVEENDLLRTQLRNSGRDSTLGIDEQQRLRVAKKELDSRSAAAQLEVEKIKKQLAQNKFKLEDSKASLAIQQGILDKLKILSEEGGISQLQYLNQQQEVQNRTAEVAQLGEEEKRLQFDIEKGQQELSNTVAVSDKNVLDKIADNKQRIAAIDSQFMKVILDNEQRLADVNSKISQTQLNVKYQELRAPVAGTVFDLQAKNPGFVANPTTKMLQIVPKENYIAEVFITNKDIGFVRKGMKVDVRIDSFPYSEFGDIKGEVIGIGSDALPPDQTHQFYRFPAKISLDKQSLVIKGKSVTLQSGMSISANIKVREERTVLSLFTELFTKQIDTLKEVR is encoded by the coding sequence ATGACTCAACTTAATGGGAATCAGCACAACGGCAATCAGAAAAACGGTAATCAGAAAAATGGAGTTAAGCAAGATTCACCGGTACTTACAAAACAACAAAAAGCTGCTCAAGAATCTTTAATTAACTCAAGTAGTCAGGAATTTGAGCAATCAGTTGTCTTGCGCCAATCTCCAGTTTGGTCGCGGACAATTATGGTTACTCTTATGGGGTTAGCCTGCTTTGGAATTGGTTGGGCTTATTTTGCGAAAATTGAGCAAGTAGTGCCAGCAACAGGTCAATTAAAGCCGCAAGGAACAGTCAAAGAAGTTCAGGCTCCTGTTAGTGGAGTTGTGAAAACAGTTAATGTTAAAGATGGACAAGAGGTAAAGCCAGGAGATTTATTGCTGACTTTTGATTCCATAGCCAGTGTTGCCGAATTAAATTCTTTGAATAAAATTCGTGTTGCATTAATCAAAGAAAATCAAATTTATCGCCGATTAATGGGGGCAACTACTGCCGGGGGATCTGAACTGTTATATTTGCGCGGTAATTTGCCACAAGAAACTGCTTTTCTGCTGAAAAGTCGGGTAGCGTTAGTAGAAGAGAATGACTTATTACGGACTCAATTAAGAAACTCTGGACGAGATTCTACTTTAGGAATTGATGAGCAGCAACGTCTCCGAGTTGCCAAAAAAGAATTAGATTCTCGTTCTGCTGCGGCGCAATTAGAAGTAGAGAAAATCAAAAAACAACTAGCTCAAAATAAATTTAAGCTGGAAGATAGTAAAGCAAGTTTAGCCATTCAACAGGGTATTTTAGATAAACTGAAAATATTATCAGAAGAAGGTGGAATTTCTCAACTTCAGTATCTCAACCAGCAACAAGAAGTACAAAACCGCACGGCGGAAGTAGCACAACTAGGTGAGGAAGAAAAACGCCTCCAGTTTGATATAGAAAAGGGTCAACAAGAATTAAGCAATACGGTGGCTGTTTCTGATAAAAACGTTTTGGATAAGATAGCTGATAACAAACAGCGTATTGCTGCAATTGATAGCCAATTCATGAAAGTTATTCTAGATAATGAACAGCGTTTGGCAGATGTCAATAGTAAAATCTCTCAAACGCAGTTAAACGTTAAGTATCAAGAACTTCGTGCGCCTGTAGCTGGAACAGTTTTCGATTTACAAGCAAAAAACCCTGGATTTGTAGCGAATCCGACTACAAAAATGCTGCAAATTGTCCCAAAGGAAAACTATATAGCTGAAGTTTTCATCACTAACAAAGATATCGGTTTTGTGCGAAAAGGCATGAAAGTAGATGTGAGAATTGACTCCTTTCCTTACAGCGAATTTGGTGATATCAAAGGGGAAGTTATTGGGATAGGGTCAGACGCATTACCACCAGACCAAACACATCAGTTTTATAGATTTCCGGCAAAAATTTCATTGGATAAACAATCTTTAGTAATTAAGGGTAAAAGCGTCACATTGCAATCAGGTATGTCAATCAGTGCCAATATAAAAGTACGCGAAGAACGGACTGTGCTTAGTTTATTTACTGAGTTGTTTACCAAGCAAATTGATACTCTTAAAGAGGTACGTTGA
- the purQ gene encoding phosphoribosylformylglycinamidine synthase subunit PurQ, whose translation MKFGVVVFPGSNCDRDVAYVTRDLLLQPTRMVWHQETDIADLDVVIIPGGFSYGDYLRCGAIARFSPVMQQVVEHTQKGKFVIGICNGFQVLTEAKLLPGMLTRNRDLHFICDRVPLKVERTNLSWTQAYTNSEVITLPIAHGEGRFYADEATLAEIEDNGQVVFRYEGENPNGSLNNIAGICNRQGNVLGMMPHPERASDTMLGNSDGLRLFQGLLEKVAALA comes from the coding sequence ATGAAATTTGGTGTTGTTGTTTTTCCAGGTTCTAATTGCGATCGCGATGTTGCTTATGTAACTAGAGATTTGCTTTTACAACCAACTCGCATGGTTTGGCATCAAGAAACAGACATTGCTGATTTGGATGTCGTCATCATCCCTGGTGGCTTTAGTTACGGAGATTATCTGCGCTGCGGTGCGATCGCACGTTTTTCACCCGTGATGCAACAGGTTGTTGAACATACTCAAAAGGGTAAATTTGTCATTGGTATTTGCAATGGTTTTCAGGTATTAACTGAAGCTAAACTTTTGCCAGGGATGTTAACCAGAAACCGGGATTTGCATTTTATTTGCGATCGCGTCCCCTTGAAAGTTGAGCGTACCAATCTCTCATGGACGCAAGCCTATACCAATAGTGAAGTTATCACTTTGCCCATTGCCCACGGAGAGGGACGATTCTACGCGGATGAAGCTACTCTCGCAGAAATTGAAGATAACGGGCAAGTTGTGTTTCGTTATGAAGGCGAGAATCCCAATGGTTCATTGAACAACATTGCTGGGATTTGCAATCGTCAGGGCAATGTCTTGGGGATGATGCCACACCCAGAAAGGGCATCTGACACGATGCTAGGCAATAGCGATGGCTTAAGGCTCTTTCAGGGCTTGTTAGAGAAGGTAGCCGCATTAGCGTAG
- the purS gene encoding phosphoribosylformylglycinamidine synthase subunit PurS — MQTKYLAKIFVTLRPSVLDPAGVAVQSGLQQLGYDNVEQVRIGKYIELTITSTEEKKARQDLDRICDQMLANPVIENYRFELIEVETQTGVF; from the coding sequence GTGCAAACCAAGTATCTAGCCAAAATTTTTGTGACGCTTCGTCCTTCAGTCTTAGACCCTGCTGGTGTGGCTGTACAATCCGGTCTTCAGCAACTGGGATACGATAACGTTGAACAGGTGCGGATTGGTAAGTACATTGAACTCACCATCACCTCGACTGAGGAAAAGAAAGCTCGTCAAGACCTTGATCGCATTTGTGACCAAATGCTAGCAAATCCCGTAATTGAAAATTACCGCTTTGAGTTGATTGAGGTCGAAACCCAAACGGGAGTCTTTTAG
- a CDS encoding Fur family transcriptional regulator → MRAIRTRSQERIFNLLKTIKKGISAQDIYVELRNTNQSMGLATVYRSLEALKLEGMVQVRNLANGEALYSLAQQDKHHLTCLQCGVSIPIHQCPVHDLEDQLETSHKFKVFYHTLEFFGLCSQCQVNQATEIGQ, encoded by the coding sequence ATGAGAGCTATACGCACCCGCAGTCAAGAGCGTATTTTCAACTTACTGAAAACCATCAAAAAAGGTATTTCAGCCCAGGATATTTACGTGGAACTACGTAATACAAATCAGAGTATGGGTTTAGCAACGGTTTACCGCTCTTTAGAAGCCTTAAAACTCGAAGGCATGGTACAAGTGCGGAATTTAGCTAATGGTGAAGCCCTCTACAGCCTAGCCCAGCAAGATAAACATCACCTTACTTGCTTGCAATGCGGTGTCTCAATTCCGATTCATCAATGCCCCGTCCATGACTTAGAAGACCAGTTAGAAACCAGCCATAAGTTTAAAGTTTTTTACCACACCCTAGAGTTTTTTGGGTTGTGCAGTCAATGCCAGGTAAATCAAGCTACTGAGATTGGTCAGTAG
- a CDS encoding type II toxin-antitoxin system Phd/YefM family antitoxin gives MLRISVEEAAINLKSLLERVARGEEVILLEQDKAVARLFPPLQKKERLASIKQFRDSLTIKGESLSATVINARTEERH, from the coding sequence GTGTTGAGAATTAGCGTTGAAGAAGCAGCTATAAATTTAAAATCTCTCTTAGAACGAGTAGCTAGGGGAGAAGAAGTAATTTTGCTAGAGCAAGATAAGGCTGTAGCTCGTTTATTTCCTCCGCTACAAAAGAAAGAACGATTAGCAAGTATAAAACAATTTCGTGATTCTCTTACGATTAAGGGTGAATCATTGAGCGCAACTGTCATCAATGCGCGTACAGAGGAACGTCATTGA
- a CDS encoding Uma2 family endonuclease yields MTLSIQPTTVISVEEFLKLPETKPASEYFNGQIYQKPMPQGEHSTLQIELASAINQVAKLQKLAYAFPELRCTFQGRSIVPDIAVFEWQRIPLLPNGKITNKFEIPPDWIIEILSPEQSPNRVISKIIFSIQNGAKLGWLLDSADESIMIFEPKKLPELKEKQDILPVLNVLENWQLTVADVFSWLSFV; encoded by the coding sequence ATGACCTTATCTATTCAGCCAACCACAGTAATAAGTGTAGAAGAGTTCTTAAAACTACCAGAGACAAAGCCAGCAAGCGAGTATTTTAACGGGCAAATATACCAAAAACCTATGCCACAAGGAGAACACAGTACTTTACAAATTGAATTAGCTTCTGCCATAAATCAAGTTGCAAAACTACAAAAATTAGCTTATGCCTTTCCTGAATTACGCTGTACATTTCAAGGCCGTTCAATAGTGCCAGATATTGCAGTTTTTGAATGGCAAAGAATTCCATTGCTCCCTAATGGAAAAATTACAAATAAATTTGAAATTCCCCCAGATTGGATAATCGAAATTCTCTCACCAGAACAATCCCCTAACCGAGTTATCAGCAAAATTATATTTTCTATTCAAAATGGAGCAAAGCTAGGCTGGTTGCTCGATTCAGCTGATGAGTCAATCATGATTTTTGAACCAAAAAAATTACCAGAATTAAAAGAAAAGCAAGATATTTTACCCGTTTTAAATGTTTTAGAAAATTGGCAATTAACAGTTGCAGATGTATTTAGTTGGTTAAGTTTTGTTTGA
- a CDS encoding DUF433 domain-containing protein — translation MEAIRILTQGISSNNDGITKTPGVMGADACIAGTRIPVWLLVSYQRQGAKDADILDQYPQLSAANLVTVWLYAEAFPDQIDTAIHEQEQADAILDAS, via the coding sequence GTGGAAGCAATTCGCATCTTAACCCAAGGTATTAGTAGCAACAATGATGGAATTACCAAAACCCCTGGTGTAATGGGTGCTGATGCTTGTATTGCCGGAACACGCATTCCTGTTTGGTTGTTGGTAAGTTATCAACGACAAGGTGCTAAAGATGCTGATATTCTAGATCAATATCCTCAACTTAGCGCAGCTAACTTGGTAACAGTATGGCTTTATGCTGAAGCATTCCCTGACCAAATTGATACTGCTATTCACGAACAAGAACAAGCTGATGCAATTTTAGATGCTTCTTAA